TTGTAGCGTTTGCCGCGCCTCTCTATCTCCACGTTGAGGCCCATCAAGGCGTGGCTAGGCTTGATGTAGGCCTGTGCTAGACTCCGCTTCAGCATGGGGCTATAGGCTCCACTGGTCACATAGCCTATCTCAATATCGTCTATGTATATCTTGTCTCCCTGCCGTGGCACTATGCGGGCCTTCTTGCCGAGCTTGAGGCCAACACGTACCTTTGCTGCGCCGCGGCGTAGTGCCTCGCGGAGCGCCTGGCAGCCTACACAGTCCTGCTTGGGGCCGGGCTGGAATACCCACCAGTACCTGGCATCTACCGGTGTAGTCTCCTCGTCTATCTCGTGTCCGTAGAGTACGAAGCCTACCTCCATGCGGAGGCTGTCGCGCGCGCCCAGCCCGCAAAGCCTGCCGTCTAGCTCCTTTAGCAACTCGGCTGCCTTGAGCAGTATCTTCTCGCCCTCACTAGCCTCTGCTATTATCTCGAAACCGTCCTCGCCGGTCCACCCACTACGCGAGACTATGAGCGCCTGTGCCCCTGCCGCCTCTAGCTCCACGTTGCGGCGGAAGCGGAGTACCTTGAGGTCGAGCACCTCGCTGGGCGCTCCCAGTTTCTTCATGAGCTCTGCCGCGCGGGGCCCCTGGATGGCGAAGAGCACCCAGTCTAGGGTGTGGTCCTCGACCCGTGCCTGGGCTCCGAGCTTTCCTATCCACTCGTCTAGCCAGCCACGTATCTTCTCACGGTTAACCGCGTTAGGGACGACGAGCCACCCATCGGCGCCGAGGTTATAGGTCATCACGTCGTCCTTGAAGCCTGCGCGCTCGTTGAGGAACGCCGTCGGACCAACCATCATGCCTTCCTCCGACGTTATGTCGCGGGGCAGTAGGTGGTCTAGGACACGCGTAGCGTCGCTGCCGCTTAGCAGGAGGCGACCCATGTGGCTCAGGTCGAAGAACCCGACAGTCCTGCGGACGGCCATGTGCTCCTCTATGACGCTCGTATAGTTTATCGGCGCCTCCCATCCCGCGAACTCGCCAAACTGTGCGCCAAGACTCTTGTGGACATCGTATAGGGGTATGCGCAGCTTAGCCAAGGCCTACACTACACCAAGTAACCTGGAGTACGAGACGCTACATGATAAACCCATGCCTGGAGAGGGCTCGGGGAGGGGGCCACCTCCCCATACCCCAGCGCCACCCGGTGGCGCTGGGCGTCCGGGCTAGGGGGATCCCCCAGGCCCCCTCACAGCCCAGGAGCAGTCAGAGAGCAGACCCCGTGATAAAGCGTGACCACCAGCTGAGGGCTTAGGCCTCGGCAGCGACAGTCTTGCCTAGATAAAGGAGCCGCCCCCGGCGACTATCAATGTAGTAGCGTAGTATAGGCTTGCCTGACACCTTGAGGGGCTCGGGCCGGGCAGAATCAGCTTCCACCTCTATCAACTCCTCGACAGCATAGGGCATCTCGGACTCGTCCAGCCCAATACACTCAAGCCCAGCAAGAACTGGGCAGAGCCGCCGGCTCCACCAGCCGCGAGGAGCCGCTACAAGCTCGTAGCCACGTGTGTACGCTATGGCTCTTGCTAGTTCGCCTACTAGACCCACTGCCCGGCTCGGGGACGCAATATACTCGGGCCTAGGCAGTAGGAGCCCGAGTCCACCACGCTGGAGTATCAAGGTCAACGCCCTCACATACCGTATGACCCCACACTTAGCCCAGTATAAACCTTTAGGCCCACAGCACTCCCACCGACACTGGAGCACAGATCCGACAACTACAAAAGAACCCCCAGAAGCACTGCACTAGCTAATGGAGGGGCAGCCGGGTCGTCTAGCGGCCAAGGATGCGGGGCTTTGGCCCCCGTGACCGGGGTTCGAATCCCCGCCCGGCTACCATCCCCTCCAACCCGGCTAGTTCTGCCCCTCCTCTAGTTCCTCTATGAGGGATGTCACTCCGTCTAGCGTGTACTCGCTGGGGTAGAGGACCTCTGGGTAGCCTAGCTCTTTTAGCTTCTTGGCTGTAGTCGGACCTATGGCTATGGGTTTGAAGCCTGGGTTGCTGGGGCTCGGGTAGTGCTTGGTGAAGGCTTCGGCTATGCTTGGGCTTGTGAATACCACGTAGTCGAATATGTCCGC
The window above is part of the Pyrodictium delaneyi genome. Proteins encoded here:
- the gcvT gene encoding glycine cleavage system aminomethyltransferase GcvT; this encodes MAKLRIPLYDVHKSLGAQFGEFAGWEAPINYTSVIEEHMAVRRTVGFFDLSHMGRLLLSGSDATRVLDHLLPRDITSEEGMMVGPTAFLNERAGFKDDVMTYNLGADGWLVVPNAVNREKIRGWLDEWIGKLGAQARVEDHTLDWVLFAIQGPRAAELMKKLGAPSEVLDLKVLRFRRNVELEAAGAQALIVSRSGWTGEDGFEIIAEASEGEKILLKAAELLKELDGRLCGLGARDSLRMEVGFVLYGHEIDEETTPVDARYWWVFQPGPKQDCVGCQALREALRRGAAKVRVGLKLGKKARIVPRQGDKIYIDDIEIGYVTSGAYSPMLKRSLAQAYIKPSHALMGLNVEIERRGKRYKAKIVDFPLVQPSSSPPA